Proteins from one Ipomoea triloba cultivar NCNSP0323 chromosome 1, ASM357664v1 genomic window:
- the LOC116016445 gene encoding protein CONSERVED ONLY IN THE GREEN LINEAGE 160, chloroplastic: protein MVVLNCYLPVTAASTPISQDSGEAASQPRPTKIVLPKKKPMKWSTGVAPGEYGGPPTTTKLRKYWGGDEDPLTSDDFIWNKEFMDRMKKLIQDPAETASNPPSAPPKEEESGFLSINRVMSLDSLEVDLSKELTAPSRPFLEEKAEETRTSKGMSRRWRPAPTKREQEKWEKATKAATGGSDVMFREVKRPKGDPKVLAAQSAEQYLKLKNKLQLLTLGIGGIGVISAYVSYSPEIAASYGAGLLGSLAYMRMLGNSVDSIQTEGPRALIKGAVGQPRLLVPVVLVMLYNRWNEIVVPEYGLMHLELIPMLVGFFTYKIATFAQAIEEALTVTGPKRTEL from the exons atggtgGTATTGAATTGCTACCTCCCGGTGACCGCTGCATCTACGCCCATATCTCAAGACTCAGGCGAGGCAGCGTCGCAGCCAAGGCCGACCAAAATTGTACTGCCAAAGAAGAAGCCAATGAAATGGTCCACCGGGGTGGCACCAGGGGAGTACGGTGGCCCACCCACCACCACCAAGCTCCGGAAGTACTGGGGCGGCGATGAGGACCCTCTCACCTCCGATGATTTCATATGGAACAAAGAATTCATGGACCGTATGAAGAAGCTCATTCAGGACCCTGCTGAAACTGCTTCTAATCCTCCCTCTGCTCCTCCAAAG GAAGAGGAATCCGGATTTCTAAGCATAAACCGAGTCATGAGCCTTGACAG CTTGGAAGTTGACTTGAGCAAGGAACTGACAGCACCTTCAAGACCTTTCCTAGAAGAAAAAGCCGAGGAAACTCGA ACTAGCAAAGGCATGTCTCGAAGATGGAGACCAGCACCAACAAAGCGTGAGCAAGAGAAGTGGGAGAAAGCTACCAAGGCAGCAACTGGTGGCAGT GATGTGATGTTCAGAGAGGTGAAACGACCAAAAGGGGACCCCAAAGTATTGGCAGCCCAGTCTGCTGAGCAGTATCTTAAG TTGAAAAACAAATTGCAGCTGCTCACCTTAGGCATTGGCGGTATTGGTGTGATATCAGCATATGTTTCGTATTCTCCTGAAATTGCAGCGAG CTATGGTGCTGGCCTGCTTGGTTCTTTGGCGTATATGCGCATGCTTGGAAACAGCGTGGATTCCATACAAACAGAAGGACCTAGAGCGCTTATAAA AGGAGCTGTTGGGCAGCCGAGACTATTGGTTCCTGTTGTTCTGGTCATGCTCTATAACCGATGGAACGA GATTGTAGTGCCCGAATATGGACTAATGCACCTTGAATTGATACCAATGCTGGTTGGGTTTTTCACATACAAGATTGCCACTTTTGCCCAAGCCATCGAGGAAGCATTGACTGTTACTGGACCCAAGAGGACTGAACTATAA